Genomic segment of bacterium:
ATTCGTCGTCGAACTCTTCGCCGCCCCGGCGCTCTTCACCCTTTTCCTTCTTGACGGGGTTCAGGTTGTAGCGCAGCGTAAGGGTGACCTGGGGTGACTCGCGTTCATAGTAATGGTAGGATGAAAAATCGGTACCGAAGGTCCTGGATTCGCGGTCGGCACTGCCGAAGACGTCTCCGATGTCGAGGGTCGCGGAGAAGCGGCGGTCGAAGAATTCCTGGCGTACGGCAAGATCGGCAACGGCGTAGCCTTCGGTGCGTCCCTGCGCGGAAACCGAGGGACTGTTGTACCGCAGGTTCAGCTGCAGCATGGTGGTCGGTGAAAGTTTCAGCGTGTTGTTGAAACGCAGATTCCAGGTCAGGCGCTGCTCGTCGAAATTCTGTTCACCCAGCTGTCCGCTGATGCGGTAATCATACACGTTTCCGAGCAGGTAGATGTCCCATAACCCGAAGGCGCGGAAGTTGAACAGCAGTTCGGCACCTGAGGCTGTCTCTTTGCCGACGTTCTCCACGCGATGCAGGGTGACGTTATCATTGAAAACACTGCGCACGCGTTCGATTTTATTCGAAGTCGCGCGGTGGTAGCCTTCGAGGGATAATAGGTTTTCGCCAATGTGGGTTTGCCAGGCCATTTCCCAGGAATCGATGTACTCGGGCTGCAGGTCAGGGTTTCCAACGCGTACATTGTAAGCGTCCATCCATGTCAGGAAGGGCTCGAGATACCAGCCTCGTGGACGCTCGATGCGACGCGTGTAGCTGGCCATGATCTGCTGCGTAGCGGAGAAACTGTACGAGGTGTGGAGCGTGGGGAAATAATCCCATCGGTCAATGGAAAAGGTCGCGGCGGTATCGGTGTATTCCACCGTCCTGCCCGTGTACTCCCCTCGCAATCCCGCCTGGAAACCAAACTGCCCCACTTCGCTGCGGAACATGCTGTACAGCGCATGAATGTTGCGGTCGTAGGTGGTGGAACGGCTGAATTCGGGCTGCAGCACATACTGCTGCTGCTGCGTATCGTAATCCGACAACGTGGTTATATCCTCCGAGGAACTGATCCGCGACTGGTAACCGGATTCGAGTGAAGAAGCGGTACCGAGGGGACGAAGATAGTCAACACGGGTTTCGACCCTGGTTCCGGGACCATCTTCCGTGCTGCGCCGTCCGCTTGTGATCGTGCCGCTTTCGTCCAGCAGCTCGTCGGTGGTCTCCTCCTCCCCTGTTCGATGTCTGTACGAGAACTGCGCGTTCAGTTCGTGTTTCTCACCGTCGAAACGGTGCTGGTAGTTGGCATCGCCGGCAAAGAAATTTCCACCCCGTCCACGGGTATTCTCACTGACGTAAGAACGCGGGATTTCGCCACTTCGCGTCTCGACATAATCCATCGTACTGTTTCCACCATGATCCCGGTATCCGTAGCGGAGTCCCAGCCCGAAATTATCCCGTGCGCTGAAAGGGAGATCGATACCGCTGCGCAGACTCCACCCCTCACGGGCATGCCGCGAGTCCCCTCTGCTGTCAATGAGAATACTTCCGTCGCCCGTCTGAAATTCGCTGTTCTCACGCTCGGTTGCGTAGCGCCCGCGTTTTCCATAATCCCCACCGAAATACACCGAGAAGCCTTCTCCCCGCTGCGTAAGCAGCATATCGGCGCCATAGCGGTCCTGCGTTCCCGCATTGATATTGAAGGTGCCGGTGGTGCCGGATTGCCGGCCCTTCTTCATGATGACGTTGATGATGCCGGAAACGCCTTCGGGATCATATTTGGCGGAGGGATTGGTGATGATTTCGATGTTTTCGATGGCGCTCGACGGAATCTGCTCGAGCGCATCAGAGGCATCGAGGGCTGAGGGACGGCCGTCGATCAGCAGCGTAAAACTACCACTGCCGCGCAGACGAACCGCGCCGTCGAGGTCCACGGTGACGGAAGGGACGTTCTGAAGCACGTCAACGGCTGTTCCGGACGTGGCCGTCAGCTGTCCTTCTACATTGATGACTTTCTTGTCGATCTCATAGGATACCGGCGCACGATCCGCGGCAACTTCAACTTCCTCCATGGCGATGGAGGCGACTTCCATGCGGATGCGCCCGAGATCGACGGTATTTCCCTGCACGCGAACGCCATCGACACGCCGCTTCTCATACCCCATGAAACTCACATCGAGATAGTAGCGTCCGTCCGGTACATCGTCGAGTGTGAAGCGTCCTTCCGCATCCGTGATCGTTCCCTGCACCATGCTGCTGTCGGCGCTGCGCGACAGCACCACGCTGGCATATTCAATGATATGTCCGCTTTCATCATCAACGATGATGCCGCGCACTGTTTCGCCGCTTTTCGTCTGCGGAGAGCCGGACTGCGTCGCCTGCGGAGAGCCGGACTGCGTCGCCTGCGGAGAGCCGGACT
This window contains:
- a CDS encoding TonB-dependent receptor, coding for MIASCFRVLIPILIFIVPVTLFAQQAPASENARGPSTQSGSPQATQSGSPQATQSGSPQTKSGETVRGIIVDDESGHIIEYASVVLSRSADSSMVQGTITDAEGRFTLDDVPDGRYYLDVSFMGYEKRRVDGVRVQGNTVDLGRIRMEVASIAMEEVEVAADRAPVSYEIDKKVINVEGQLTATSGTAVDVLQNVPSVTVDLDGAVRLRGSGSFTLLIDGRPSALDASDALEQIPSSAIENIEIITNPSAKYDPEGVSGIINVIMKKGRQSGTTGTFNINAGTQDRYGADMLLTQRGEGFSVYFGGDYGKRGRYATERENSEFQTGDGSILIDSRGDSRHAREGWSLRSGIDLPFSARDNFGLGLRYGYRDHGGNSTMDYVETRSGEIPRSYVSENTRGRGGNFFAGDANYQHRFDGEKHELNAQFSYRHRTGEEETTDELLDESGTITSGRRSTEDGPGTRVETRVDYLRPLGTASSLESGYQSRISSSEDITTLSDYDTQQQQYVLQPEFSRSTTYDRNIHALYSMFRSEVGQFGFQAGLRGEYTGRTVEYTDTAATFSIDRWDYFPTLHTSYSFSATQQIMASYTRRIERPRGWYLEPFLTWMDAYNVRVGNPDLQPEYIDSWEMAWQTHIGENLLSLEGYHRATSNKIERVRSVFNDNVTLHRVENVGKETASGAELLFNFRAFGLWDIYLLGNVYDYRISGQLGEQNFDEQRLTWNLRFNNTLKLSPTTMLQLNLRYNSPSVSAQGRTEGYAVADLAVRQEFFDRRFSATLDIGDVFGSADRESRTFGTDFSSYHYYERESPQVTLTLRYNLNPVKKEKGEERRGGEEFDDEF